From one Streptomyces sp. NBC_01478 genomic stretch:
- a CDS encoding SDR family oxidoreductase: MTTEHVIIVGGSSGIGLALAETLLSEGSEVTIASRSPERLEEAARSLASDRVRTVQADITHENDVARLFNEPADHVVTTAVDGVGAYQPIAEFDVDTARGVLDSKLIGAVLLAKHAAPALRPGGSITLTSGIAAYRPSPRGSMVAAVNGALASFARAAALELAPIRVNVISPGWVDTPVWDLISGSGKAATLAAKAEALPVGRVGRPEDIAHAIVALMRNGFITGTVLHADGGHRLV; the protein is encoded by the coding sequence ATGACCACAGAACACGTCATCATCGTCGGCGGTAGCTCCGGCATAGGACTCGCGCTGGCCGAGACCCTGCTCTCCGAGGGTTCCGAGGTCACCATCGCCTCCCGCTCCCCCGAACGCCTGGAAGAGGCGGCGCGCTCTCTTGCGTCGGATCGCGTACGGACCGTTCAGGCCGACATCACCCATGAGAACGACGTCGCGCGCCTCTTCAACGAGCCCGCAGACCACGTTGTAACAACCGCGGTCGACGGGGTCGGCGCCTATCAGCCCATCGCCGAGTTCGACGTGGACACGGCCCGCGGGGTGCTCGACTCCAAGCTCATCGGTGCCGTCCTCCTCGCCAAGCACGCCGCCCCTGCCCTCCGGCCCGGCGGATCGATCACCCTTACTTCGGGCATCGCCGCATACCGTCCCAGCCCGCGCGGCTCGATGGTCGCGGCCGTGAACGGAGCGCTCGCCTCGTTCGCCCGCGCGGCCGCCTTGGAGCTGGCCCCGATCCGGGTGAACGTGATCTCCCCTGGCTGGGTCGACACCCCGGTGTGGGATCTCATCTCAGGCAGCGGCAAGGCCGCAACCTTGGCCGCCAAGGCCGAAGCCCTCCCCGTCGGCCGCGTCGGCCGCCCTGAGGACATCGCCCACGCCATCGTGGCGCTGATGCGCAACGGCTTCATCACAGGCACCGTCCTGCACGCCGACGGTGGCCACCGCCTCGTGTAA
- a CDS encoding LysR family transcriptional regulator — MELRQLRYFVAVAEALHFGRAAERLHISTPTLSQQIKAVEREIGAPLLVRHSRGVRLMPAGEVLLHTAKEALRATDHALRETRRAAGVDDPVLRFGLLNGVPPWLPGQIEELLADHVPGCRMTLLGGTTAQQLAMLEGGEVDLALLRVPSASPEGVQRVEVAEEELGVLMSAANPLAAREVVDPTDLAGRELILFAREFAPDVHDAMVDRLHALGADVALSESAMPHAQLRAVLPLRPAAFSLSSARAVSPPDLVWRPLRNAPLSITYAAAWRTDSHNPALRALLPTLTRNVSLRRTTLR; from the coding sequence GTGGAACTTCGGCAGCTTCGCTACTTCGTTGCCGTCGCGGAGGCCCTGCACTTTGGGCGCGCGGCCGAGCGACTACACATCTCCACGCCCACGCTCAGCCAGCAGATCAAGGCGGTCGAGCGCGAGATCGGCGCGCCGCTGCTGGTCCGGCACAGTCGCGGCGTACGGCTGATGCCCGCGGGAGAGGTCCTGCTTCATACGGCCAAGGAGGCGCTGCGAGCGACCGACCACGCACTTCGGGAGACGCGCCGCGCAGCGGGTGTCGACGACCCGGTACTGCGCTTCGGGCTGCTGAACGGGGTGCCGCCGTGGCTCCCGGGACAGATCGAGGAGCTTCTGGCCGACCACGTGCCGGGCTGCCGGATGACACTGCTGGGCGGCACGACCGCGCAGCAGCTCGCGATGCTGGAGGGCGGCGAGGTCGACCTCGCACTGCTGCGCGTCCCGTCCGCGTCGCCCGAGGGCGTACAACGGGTGGAGGTCGCCGAGGAGGAGCTGGGCGTGCTGATGTCGGCGGCCAATCCGCTTGCCGCACGAGAGGTCGTTGATCCGACCGATCTCGCCGGCCGTGAACTGATCCTCTTCGCGAGAGAGTTCGCGCCCGACGTGCACGACGCGATGGTGGACCGCCTGCACGCCCTCGGCGCCGATGTCGCTCTCAGCGAGAGCGCGATGCCTCATGCGCAGTTGCGCGCCGTGCTACCGCTGCGGCCCGCTGCGTTCAGCCTGAGCTCGGCTCGCGCCGTCTCGCCGCCCGACCTTGTCTGGCGGCCGCTCCGGAACGCCCCGCTGTCGATCACGTACGCCGCCGCATGGCGCACGGACAGCCACAATCCGGCACTCCGCGCCCTCCTGCCCACTCTGACCAGGAACGTTAGTCTGCGCCGAACGACCCTTCGATAA
- a CDS encoding SDR family oxidoreductase — MKITGSVALVTGANRGIGRHFAQQLLHRGATKVYATARTPRLVDLPGAEVLRLDITDPASVAAAAGAAPDVTLLINNAGVFTQQNLVTGDPEKIRLEMDTNYFGTLNVVRAFTPVLAANGGGAILNVLSAMSWLAYDGANAYSAAKAAAWSLTNGIRLELAGQGTAVTGLHLASTDTDMMAGWDVEKNDPADVVRAALDGIEAAKMEILADNNCVQLKAALSADPSVLYPQAVPAA, encoded by the coding sequence ATGAAGATCACCGGTTCCGTCGCCCTCGTCACCGGCGCCAACCGCGGCATCGGCAGGCACTTCGCCCAACAGCTCCTGCACCGGGGCGCGACCAAGGTCTACGCGACCGCGCGCACCCCCCGCCTCGTCGACCTCCCCGGCGCGGAAGTACTGCGGCTCGACATCACCGATCCGGCTTCGGTCGCCGCTGCGGCGGGCGCGGCCCCGGACGTCACCCTCTTGATCAACAATGCCGGCGTCTTCACCCAGCAGAACCTCGTCACAGGGGACCCCGAGAAGATCCGGCTGGAGATGGACACCAACTACTTCGGCACCCTCAACGTGGTCCGGGCGTTCACCCCCGTCCTGGCCGCCAATGGCGGCGGGGCCATCCTCAACGTCCTGTCGGCGATGTCCTGGCTCGCCTACGACGGGGCCAACGCCTACAGCGCGGCGAAGGCGGCGGCGTGGAGCCTCACCAACGGCATCCGCCTCGAACTCGCGGGCCAGGGAACCGCGGTGACGGGCCTGCACCTGGCCAGCACCGACACCGACATGATGGCCGGGTGGGACGTGGAGAAGAACGACCCCGCCGATGTCGTGCGCGCCGCCCTCGACGGTATCGAGGCCGCGAAGATGGAGATCCTCGCCGACAACAACTGCGTCCAGCTCAAGGCGGCCCTGTCCGCCGACCCGAGCGTGCTCTATCCGCAGGCGGTTCCCGCCGCCTGA
- a CDS encoding MerR family transcriptional regulator has product MRIGELASRVGVSVRALRYYEEQDLLASARSPSGQRQYPDSAVDRVQLIQQLYSAGLSSRAIVELLPCVETGDVTPELLDRLSAERGRIDAQVSTLVKTRDRLDAIITTAATARSAGRPCPR; this is encoded by the coding sequence ATGCGCATCGGTGAGCTGGCCTCAAGGGTGGGCGTGAGCGTGCGGGCACTGCGCTACTACGAAGAGCAGGACCTGCTGGCCTCGGCGCGCAGCCCCAGCGGCCAGCGGCAGTACCCGGACAGTGCGGTCGACCGCGTCCAGCTGATTCAGCAGCTGTACTCCGCAGGGCTGTCGAGCAGGGCGATCGTGGAACTGCTGCCGTGTGTCGAGACCGGTGACGTGACCCCCGAGCTGCTCGACCGGCTGTCGGCCGAGCGGGGCCGCATCGATGCGCAGGTCAGCACCCTGGTGAAGACCCGGGACCGGCTCGACGCCATCATCACCACGGCTGCCACAGCCAGGAGCGCGGGCCGGCCCTGCCCTCGTTGA
- a CDS encoding DUF6192 family protein, protein MQRIQFAIGDHALEIEPTQPLGGAHPASGEDLFSVEASLQTYADDLGLALRTVRNYRFAAHRRPEEQRRHGVSHKVHCILASIGDDTERFDAIGAPPLDERVKVRRWTTGLAKKHVGQSPDRPETPAQKVAVIHRLAHDDEIAAQVTADVRARRPAVAAKVVADDTARHMVNKAQTTQHKTEVVHDLIEDATVAAQVASDVLRRPEVVVRVVADDTARHAVNRAQTGRSQQQADAFRRETPAGRAVRKIERTEEFLDLVGACHRFVSACGKTVPQLRDRHLTGDERAVLSQNVARCRAVLDWIETAAETGEVDMDEELDRILRGE, encoded by the coding sequence ATGCAGCGCATCCAGTTCGCCATCGGGGACCACGCGCTGGAGATCGAGCCGACGCAGCCGCTCGGCGGCGCCCATCCGGCCTCCGGCGAGGACCTGTTCAGCGTCGAAGCCTCCTTGCAGACCTACGCCGATGACCTGGGACTGGCACTGAGGACCGTCCGCAACTACCGGTTCGCCGCCCACCGCCGGCCCGAAGAGCAACGTCGTCACGGCGTCTCCCACAAGGTCCACTGCATCCTCGCGTCCATCGGGGACGACACCGAGCGCTTCGACGCGATCGGCGCCCCTCCACTGGACGAGCGCGTCAAGGTGCGGCGCTGGACGACAGGCCTGGCCAAGAAGCACGTCGGGCAGAGCCCGGACCGTCCCGAGACGCCTGCGCAGAAGGTGGCGGTCATCCACCGCCTGGCACACGACGACGAGATCGCCGCACAGGTGACCGCGGACGTGCGCGCGCGCCGGCCAGCGGTGGCGGCCAAAGTCGTCGCGGACGACACCGCCCGGCACATGGTCAACAAAGCGCAGACCACACAGCACAAGACGGAGGTCGTGCACGACCTCATTGAGGACGCCACCGTGGCGGCGCAGGTCGCCTCGGACGTGCTGCGCCGGCCGGAGGTCGTTGTCAGGGTGGTCGCTGACGACACCGCCCGGCACGCGGTGAACCGGGCCCAGACCGGCCGTTCCCAGCAGCAGGCGGACGCCTTCCGCCGGGAGACACCGGCGGGGCGGGCAGTGCGGAAGATCGAGCGGACCGAGGAGTTCCTGGACCTGGTTGGCGCCTGCCACCGGTTCGTGTCCGCGTGCGGGAAGACGGTTCCCCAACTGCGCGACCGGCACCTGACCGGCGACGAGCGGGCCGTCCTTTCGCAGAACGTCGCACGCTGCCGGGCCGTCCTGGACTGGATCGAGACCGCGGCCGAGACCGGCGAGGTCGACATGGACGAGGAACTCGACCGCATCCTGCGGGGCGAGTAA
- a CDS encoding RacP protein produces the protein MATLRDPCAERGWPPVVWGQEVGYHFCASEAELEEWERAWLSEKLTQFRQMITGTIGPYLARFPKSTWAGYLSDQMKAIESNLAMVARPPR, from the coding sequence TTGGCCACGCTGCGCGACCCGTGCGCCGAACGCGGCTGGCCACCCGTCGTCTGGGGGCAGGAGGTGGGCTATCACTTCTGCGCGAGCGAGGCCGAGCTGGAGGAGTGGGAGCGGGCCTGGCTCAGCGAGAAGCTCACCCAGTTCCGCCAGATGATCACGGGCACGATCGGCCCGTACCTGGCCCGATTCCCCAAGAGCACGTGGGCCGGCTACCTCAGCGACCAGATGAAGGCCATCGAGTCGAACCTTGCGATGGTCGCCCGCCCACCACGCTGA
- a CDS encoding helix-turn-helix transcriptional regulator, with product MSESKELGTALHGWRDRIAPAAVGLPAGGVRRAAGLRREELAQLAGLSVDYITRLEQGRATSPSAQVLSALARALRLSAAEREYLYLLAGQPAPGPGQLSAHVPPGVRRLLDHLDGSPLSVHDAAWNLILWNPLWAALFGDASALRGRERNIVWRHFAGLPGRVSHTPEQEARFEAAVVADLRAATARYPADPDLRSLIKDLRGVSTDFARLWDTGIVGVHESDTKTVHHPDVGAVTFDCDVLITPGSDLRIVAYTAAPGSDAADRLRLLNVIGTQTMTEANTQ from the coding sequence GTGAGCGAATCCAAGGAGCTGGGCACAGCCCTGCACGGCTGGCGGGACCGGATCGCCCCTGCCGCGGTCGGACTGCCCGCGGGCGGGGTACGTCGGGCCGCCGGACTGCGCCGCGAGGAACTGGCCCAGCTCGCCGGCCTGTCGGTGGACTACATCACCCGCCTGGAACAGGGCCGGGCCACTTCCCCGTCGGCGCAGGTCCTGTCCGCGCTGGCCCGCGCCCTGCGGCTGTCGGCAGCCGAGCGCGAATACCTGTACCTCCTCGCGGGCCAGCCGGCGCCGGGCCCCGGGCAACTGTCGGCCCACGTTCCACCGGGGGTCCGAAGACTGCTCGACCATCTGGACGGCTCACCGCTGAGCGTGCATGACGCCGCCTGGAACCTGATTCTGTGGAACCCGTTGTGGGCCGCCCTCTTCGGAGACGCATCCGCGCTGCGCGGACGCGAGCGCAACATCGTCTGGCGGCACTTCGCCGGTCTGCCCGGCCGGGTCAGCCACACCCCCGAGCAGGAGGCCCGGTTCGAGGCGGCCGTGGTCGCCGATCTCAGGGCGGCGACCGCCCGCTACCCCGCCGATCCCGACCTGCGCTCCCTGATCAAAGACCTGCGGGGTGTCAGCACCGACTTCGCACGCCTGTGGGACACGGGCATCGTGGGCGTCCATGAGTCGGACACCAAGACCGTCCATCACCCCGATGTCGGCGCAGTCACCTTCGACTGTGACGTGCTCATAACTCCCGGCAGCGATCTGCGCATCGTCGCCTATACCGCCGCTCCTGGCAGCGACGCCGCCGATCGGCTCCGGCTCCTCAACGTCATCGGCACCCAGACCATGACCGAAGCCAACACCCAGTGA
- a CDS encoding SDR family NAD(P)-dependent oxidoreductase, whose translation MTTTLITGANKGLGFEAARRLIEAGHTVYVGARDAHRGRTAAELLGARFVQLDVTDEDSVKSAAEFLRADAGRLDVLVNNAGIVGARKPVGEVTGTDMLTTYDTNVFGVVRVTHAFLPLLEAGDAPVVVNVSSGLGSPAACADPSRVEFQVTVLDYNSSKTALVMVTSQYAKAFPAIRFNAVDPGYTATDLNGHQGTQTIEEGAEIIVRMASIGADGPTGGFFDKTGPVVW comes from the coding sequence ATGACCACCACATTGATCACCGGAGCGAACAAGGGCCTCGGTTTCGAGGCGGCTCGTCGTCTGATCGAGGCCGGGCACACCGTCTATGTCGGGGCACGCGACGCCCACCGCGGCCGAACGGCGGCCGAACTGCTCGGCGCCCGCTTCGTTCAACTCGACGTCACCGACGAGGATTCCGTGAAGTCCGCGGCCGAATTCCTCCGCGCGGACGCAGGCCGTCTCGACGTCCTGGTCAACAACGCCGGGATCGTGGGCGCGCGCAAGCCGGTCGGCGAGGTCACCGGGACCGACATGCTGACCACGTACGACACGAACGTCTTCGGCGTCGTGCGGGTCACGCACGCCTTCCTGCCGCTGTTGGAAGCAGGCGACGCCCCGGTCGTCGTCAACGTCAGCAGCGGTCTGGGCTCGCCGGCTGCGTGCGCCGACCCGAGCCGGGTGGAGTTCCAGGTGACAGTGCTGGACTACAACTCGTCCAAGACCGCGCTGGTCATGGTCACCTCGCAGTACGCCAAGGCGTTCCCCGCCATCCGGTTCAACGCCGTCGACCCCGGCTACACCGCCACCGACCTCAACGGCCACCAGGGCACCCAAACCATCGAAGAGGGCGCGGAGATCATCGTCCGCATGGCCTCGATCGGCGCCGACGGCCCGACCGGCGGCTTCTTCGACAAGACCGGCCCGGTCGTCTGGTAA
- a CDS encoding acyl-CoA dehydrogenase family protein translates to MDISYPAETETFRTEVKGFLAEALPPDWKGIGALDEEAAWSFARDWRRRLAEHRYLSLTWPERYGGRGLSKLHQVVLMEELALAGVPFGLPQDTFGVKMLANTLLRWGTDEQRSHFLPRILSGEDTWCQGYSEPDAGSDLASLTTRAVREGDEWVIDGQKVWTSGAHHSDWIFVLARTDRAAPKHRGISFLLVPLDQPGVEVRPFRMMSGQLHFNEVFFNGARTRADLVVGGVDNGWTVAQSLLGVERGEEAATNPILFRAEVERLVELARLYGRDQDPVIRQRIAWCWSKVEIMRYLGYRILTGWLKGAEPGPESSIAKLYWSEYHTKVTDLAMDIMGLHAQVPVGRPPLRTYRTDDPGAANSSASWSTTYLIARSGTIYAGTSQVQRNILAEKVLGLPREPRATAG, encoded by the coding sequence GTGGACATCAGCTATCCCGCGGAGACCGAGACGTTCCGCACCGAGGTCAAGGGGTTCCTCGCCGAGGCGCTGCCGCCGGACTGGAAGGGCATCGGCGCCCTCGACGAGGAGGCCGCCTGGTCCTTCGCCCGGGACTGGCGACGCCGGCTCGCCGAGCACCGTTACCTCTCCCTCACCTGGCCCGAGCGCTACGGCGGCCGTGGCCTGTCCAAGCTCCACCAGGTGGTCCTGATGGAGGAACTGGCCCTGGCCGGTGTGCCGTTCGGGCTGCCGCAGGACACCTTCGGCGTGAAGATGCTCGCGAACACGCTGCTGCGGTGGGGCACGGACGAGCAGCGGAGCCATTTCCTGCCGCGCATACTCAGCGGCGAGGACACCTGGTGCCAGGGCTACTCGGAGCCCGACGCGGGCTCGGACCTCGCCTCGTTGACGACACGTGCCGTACGCGAGGGCGACGAGTGGGTGATCGACGGCCAGAAGGTGTGGACGTCCGGCGCCCACCACAGCGACTGGATCTTCGTCCTCGCCCGCACGGACCGCGCCGCCCCCAAGCACCGCGGCATCTCCTTCCTCCTTGTCCCACTGGACCAACCCGGCGTGGAGGTCCGGCCGTTCCGCATGATGAGCGGCCAACTCCACTTCAACGAGGTCTTCTTCAACGGCGCCCGCACCCGCGCCGACCTCGTCGTGGGCGGCGTCGACAACGGCTGGACCGTCGCGCAGAGCCTGTTGGGCGTGGAGCGCGGTGAGGAGGCGGCGACCAACCCGATCCTGTTCCGGGCCGAGGTGGAACGCCTGGTGGAACTGGCCCGCCTGTACGGCAGAGACCAGGATCCGGTCATCAGGCAGCGGATCGCCTGGTGCTGGTCCAAGGTCGAGATCATGCGCTACCTCGGCTACCGGATCCTCACCGGCTGGCTCAAGGGCGCGGAGCCGGGCCCCGAGTCGTCGATCGCCAAGCTGTACTGGAGCGAGTACCACACGAAGGTCACCGATCTGGCGATGGACATCATGGGCCTGCACGCCCAAGTGCCAGTAGGCCGCCCGCCGTTGCGCACCTACCGCACGGACGACCCCGGCGCCGCGAACTCCTCGGCGTCCTGGTCGACGACGTACCTGATCGCCCGCTCCGGGACGATCTACGCGGGCACCTCGCAGGTACAGCGGAACATCCTCGCGGAGAAGGTGCTGGGACTGCCGCGCGAGCCGAGGGCGACGGCTGGTTGA
- the fabG gene encoding 3-oxoacyl-ACP reductase FabG, with translation MGLLDGRNAVITGGAQGIGFEIAGVLGAAGASVVLGDINEDAAAEAAERLAKNGVAATSLRCDVTDEDEVAALVAHCADTFGPVGVMVNNAGITRDATLRKMALSDFRAVVDVHLTGAWNGTRHAAEAMRAHGSGGSIVNISSIAGKVGNFGQTNYSAAKAGLVGLTKASAKELAKAGIRVNAVQPGLIRTAMTEAMPPAAWDAKLAEIPLGRAGEPAEVAQVVLFLASDMASYVTGAVVEVTGGRYM, from the coding sequence ATGGGACTGCTGGACGGCCGCAACGCGGTGATCACCGGCGGCGCACAGGGCATCGGCTTCGAGATCGCCGGCGTGCTCGGCGCCGCGGGCGCGTCCGTCGTCCTCGGCGACATCAACGAGGACGCCGCGGCGGAAGCCGCCGAACGCCTCGCCAAGAACGGGGTGGCCGCCACCTCGCTGCGCTGCGACGTCACCGACGAGGACGAGGTCGCCGCCCTGGTCGCCCACTGCGCCGACACCTTCGGCCCCGTGGGCGTCATGGTCAACAACGCCGGGATCACCCGCGACGCGACCCTGCGCAAGATGGCTCTGTCCGACTTCCGCGCGGTCGTCGACGTCCATCTGACCGGCGCCTGGAACGGCACCCGGCACGCGGCCGAGGCGATGCGCGCGCACGGAAGCGGCGGCAGCATCGTCAACATTTCGTCCATCGCCGGCAAGGTCGGCAACTTCGGTCAGACGAACTACAGCGCCGCCAAGGCCGGACTCGTCGGACTGACCAAAGCTTCCGCCAAGGAACTCGCCAAGGCCGGCATCCGCGTCAACGCCGTACAGCCGGGCCTGATCCGCACCGCCATGACCGAGGCGATGCCGCCGGCCGCCTGGGACGCCAAGCTCGCCGAGATCCCCCTGGGCCGCGCGGGCGAGCCCGCCGAGGTCGCCCAGGTCGTCCTCTTCCTCGCCTCCGACATGGCGAGCTACGTCACCGGAGCCGTGGTCGAGGTGACCGGCGGCCGGTACATGTGA
- a CDS encoding acetyl-CoA C-acetyltransferase yields MPALLRDAVICEPVRTPVGGYGGVFRDVPATELAAAVVRAVLDRTGIPPAAVDDVLLGQCYPNGEAPAIGRVAALDAGLPVEVPGLQIDRRCGSGLQAIITAAMQVQTGASDLVLAGGVESMSQAEFYTTGVRFGVRGAGTTLHDRLARGRVTSGGVNHPVPGGMLETAENLRREYAIPREEQDQLALRSHEKAVAAQREGRFTDEIVPVTVRTRKGETVVDSDEHPRPDSTLEKLATLRPVLGRQDPEATVTAGNASGQNDGAALCVVTHPERAAELGLRPLARLVSWAVVGVPPETMGIGPIPATARALDRAGLKLADIDLIELNEAFAAQVLACAREWALTEADFERFNVNGSGISLGHPVGATGGRILATLLRELDRRQARFGLETMCLGGGQGLAAVFERPTHTTDANGGR; encoded by the coding sequence ATGCCCGCCCTCCTGCGTGACGCGGTGATCTGCGAACCCGTGCGTACCCCCGTCGGTGGCTACGGAGGCGTCTTCCGTGACGTGCCGGCGACCGAGCTGGCCGCCGCCGTCGTACGCGCCGTACTGGACCGCACCGGTATCCCGCCCGCCGCCGTCGACGACGTGCTGTTGGGCCAGTGCTACCCCAACGGCGAGGCCCCGGCCATCGGCCGCGTGGCCGCTCTCGACGCCGGTCTGCCGGTGGAGGTGCCGGGACTCCAGATCGACCGCCGCTGCGGCTCGGGACTCCAGGCGATCATCACGGCGGCGATGCAGGTGCAGACCGGCGCGAGCGACCTCGTGCTGGCCGGGGGAGTGGAGTCCATGAGCCAGGCGGAGTTCTACACCACCGGCGTCCGCTTCGGCGTGCGCGGCGCGGGCACCACCCTGCACGACCGGCTGGCCCGCGGCCGGGTCACCTCCGGAGGCGTCAACCACCCTGTCCCCGGCGGCATGTTGGAGACCGCCGAGAACCTGCGGCGCGAGTACGCGATCCCCCGCGAGGAACAGGACCAACTCGCCCTGCGCTCCCACGAGAAGGCGGTCGCCGCCCAGCGCGAGGGCCGTTTCACCGACGAGATCGTGCCGGTCACCGTACGGACCAGGAAGGGCGAGACGGTCGTCGACAGCGACGAACATCCGCGCCCCGACTCGACGTTGGAGAAACTCGCGACCCTGCGCCCCGTCCTCGGACGGCAGGACCCCGAGGCGACCGTCACCGCCGGCAACGCCAGCGGACAGAACGACGGTGCCGCCCTCTGCGTCGTCACCCACCCCGAGCGCGCCGCCGAACTCGGCCTGCGCCCTCTGGCCCGCCTGGTCTCCTGGGCCGTCGTGGGCGTGCCGCCGGAGACGATGGGGATCGGCCCGATACCCGCGACGGCCAGGGCACTTGACCGCGCGGGACTCAAGCTCGCCGACATCGACCTGATCGAACTCAACGAGGCGTTCGCCGCCCAGGTGCTCGCCTGCGCCCGTGAATGGGCCCTGACCGAGGCCGACTTCGAGCGGTTCAACGTCAACGGCTCCGGCATCTCGCTGGGTCACCCCGTCGGCGCCACCGGCGGCCGCATCCTCGCCACCCTGCTGCGCGAACTCGACCGCCGTCAGGCCCGGTTCGGCCTGGAGACCATGTGCCTCGGCGGCGGACAGGGCCTGGCCGCGGTCTTCGAACGGCCCACGCACACCACCGACGCCAATGGAGGACGCTGA
- a CDS encoding OB-fold domain-containing protein, with product MPGLIAYGAYVPYHRLARADIAATLGTVASRGTRAVAGYDEDTTSMAVEAARSSLARDGLRTRIGQLFLATAAPAYLDKTNATAVHAALGLDPHVLAVDMAGSVRSGLGALVTAARSPVPTLTVLSDLRTGLPGGGEESAGGDGAAAFAFGGHRNGAPVIAELLAHDTVSDEILDRWRLPGAPASRVWEERFAEEIYVSLADKALSAALDQAGLDRDAVDHLIVSGLHARACATVRRTSGVRSEAATADLSAEIGNAGTAQPGLLLADVLDRAEPGRIIALVVLGDGAGVLLLRTTDALPAHRAARPVAAQIAAGGAPMPYATYLSWRGLLDREPPRRPDPEPPYAPPAHRRNSWKYGFVASRCEKCGTRHLPPDRVCVTCRSVDAMTDEPMEHVPGTVATFTVDRLAHTPSPPMLVVVVDYDGGGRFRCQLTDATEADAVIGARVEMTFRRTVTAAGVHNYFWKARPVRTGETEGTGA from the coding sequence ATGCCCGGACTGATCGCATACGGCGCCTACGTGCCGTACCACCGCCTCGCCCGCGCCGACATCGCCGCCACCCTCGGGACGGTCGCGTCCCGGGGAACGCGCGCGGTGGCGGGCTACGACGAGGACACCACCTCGATGGCCGTCGAGGCGGCCCGGTCGTCCCTGGCCAGGGACGGACTGCGCACCCGCATCGGCCAGTTGTTCCTCGCCACCGCCGCGCCCGCCTACCTCGACAAGACGAACGCGACCGCCGTCCACGCGGCGCTCGGCCTCGACCCGCACGTCCTCGCCGTCGACATGGCGGGCTCCGTCCGCTCCGGCCTCGGCGCGCTGGTCACCGCGGCCCGCTCTCCGGTACCGACCCTGACGGTCCTGTCCGACCTGCGCACCGGCCTGCCCGGCGGCGGCGAGGAGAGCGCGGGCGGCGACGGAGCGGCGGCGTTCGCCTTCGGCGGCCACCGCAACGGCGCCCCCGTGATCGCGGAGCTGCTCGCCCACGACACGGTCAGCGACGAGATCCTCGACCGCTGGCGGCTGCCCGGCGCCCCCGCCTCCCGCGTCTGGGAAGAGCGCTTCGCGGAGGAGATCTACGTCTCCCTCGCGGACAAGGCGTTGAGCGCCGCCCTCGACCAGGCGGGCCTGGACCGTGATGCCGTCGACCACCTCATCGTCTCCGGCCTGCACGCGCGCGCGTGCGCGACGGTGCGTCGTACCTCAGGCGTACGTTCCGAGGCGGCGACCGCCGACCTCAGCGCGGAGATCGGCAACGCCGGCACCGCCCAGCCCGGTCTGCTCCTCGCCGATGTCCTCGACCGGGCCGAACCCGGCCGGATCATCGCGCTCGTCGTGCTCGGCGACGGCGCGGGAGTCCTGCTCCTGCGCACCACCGACGCCCTCCCCGCACACCGCGCCGCCCGCCCGGTCGCCGCGCAGATCGCCGCGGGCGGTGCCCCCATGCCGTACGCCACCTACCTCTCCTGGCGCGGCCTCCTCGACCGCGAACCACCCCGCCGTCCGGACCCGGAGCCGCCGTACGCCCCGCCCGCGCACCGCCGCAACAGTTGGAAGTACGGCTTCGTCGCCTCTCGTTGCGAGAAGTGCGGGACCCGGCATCTGCCGCCGGACCGGGTGTGCGTGACCTGCCGGAGCGTCGACGCCATGACCGACGAGCCGATGGAGCATGTGCCCGGCACGGTCGCCACGTTCACCGTGGACCGGCTGGCCCACACGCCGAGCCCGCCGATGCTCGTCGTGGTCGTCGACTACGACGGCGGCGGCAGGTTCCGCTGCCAGCTCACCGACGCCACCGAGGCCGACGCCGTCATCGGCGCCCGGGTCGAGATGACCTTCCGGCGCACGGTCACCGCCGCCGGCGTCCACAACTACTTCTGGAAGGCCCGGCCGGTACGCACCGGCGAGACCGAGGGGACAGGCGCATGA